From Daphnia pulicaria isolate SC F1-1A chromosome 4, SC_F0-13Bv2, whole genome shotgun sequence, one genomic window encodes:
- the LOC124337281 gene encoding histone H2B.3, whose amino-acid sequence MPPKVSGKAAKKAGKAQKNIAKGDKKKKRKRKESYAIYIYKVLKQVHPDTGISSKAMTIMNSFVNDIFERIAGESSRLAHYNKRSTITSREIQTAVRLLLPGELAKHAVSEGTKAVTKYTSTK is encoded by the coding sequence TAAAGTTAGTGGAAAAGCTGCGAAGAAGGCCGGCAAGGCCCAGAAGAACATTgcaaaaggagacaagaagaagaagcgcaagaGGAAGGAGAGCTACGCCATTTACATCTACAAAGTGTTGAAGCAGGTCCACCCCGACACTGGTATCTCCTCCAAAGCCATGACCATCATGAACAGCTTCGTCAACGACATTTTCGAGCGCATCGCTGGAGAATCGTCCCGTCTTGCCCACTACAACAAGCGGTCGACCATCACTAGCCGGGAAATCCAGACGGCCGTCCGTCTGCTTTTGCCCGGTGAGTTGGCCAAGCACGCCGTGTCTGAAGGCACTAAGGCAGTCACCAAGTACACCAGCACCAAGTAG
- the LOC124337327 gene encoding histone H3: MARTKQTARKSTGGKAPRKQLATKAARKSAPATGGVKKPHRYRPGTVALREIRRYQKSTELLIRKLPFQRLVREIAQDFKTDLRFQSSAVMALQEASEAYLVGLFEDTNLCAIHAKRVTIMPKDIQLARRIRGERA; the protein is encoded by the coding sequence ATGGCCCGTACTAAGCAGACCGCTCGTAAATCTACCGGTGGCAAGGCGCCTCGCAAACAGTTGGCCACCAAAGCAGCTCGCAAGAGTGCGCCGGCCACTGGAGGAGTCAAGAAACCCCATCGTTATCGTCCCGGCACCGTCGCCCTTCGTGAGATCCGTCGCTACCAAAAGTCGACCGAGCTTCTGATCCGCAAGTTGCCATTCCAGCGCTTGGTCAGAGAAATCGCCCAGGATTTCAAGACCGACTTGCGTTTCCAGAGCTCGGCCGTCATGGCCCTGCAGGAGGCCAGCGAGGCTTACTTGGTGGGTCTTTTCGAAGACACCAACTTGTGCGCCATCCACGCCAAGCGAGTCACCATCATGCCAAAAGACATCCAGCTCGCCCGCCGTATTCGTGGTGAACGTGCTTAA
- the LOC124337334 gene encoding histone H4 has product MTGRGKGGKGLGKGGAKRHRKVLRDNIQGITKPAIRRLARRGGVKRISGLIYEETRGVLKVFLENVIRDAVTYTEHAKRKTVTAMDVVYALKRQGRTLYGFGG; this is encoded by the coding sequence ATGACTGGTCGCGGCAAAGGAGGAAAAGGACTCGGCAAGGGAGGCGCCAAACGTCATCGCAAAGTTTTGCGTGACAACATCCAGGGAATCACCAAGCCGGCCATCCGTCGTCTTGCCCGTCGTGGTGGTGTCAAGCGAATCTCCGGTCTCATCTACGAGGAGACCCGTGGTGTGTTGAAGGTGTTCCTTGAGAACGTGATTCGTGACGCCGTCACCTACACTGAACACGCCAAGAGGAAGACGGTGACGGCCATGGACGTCGTCTACGCACTGAAACGCCAGGGCCGCACTCTGTACGGTTTCGGCGGTTAA